The region CGAAGAAGCTTTCTAACGTGCGTAGTGCTGGTAATGATGATAAAGTAAAGATCGCACCGCCGGTAAAATTTACTTTAGAAGAAGCATTGGAATACATTCAAAAAGATGAGTACGTTGAAGTGACTCCTAATTACTTAAGATTGCGTAAGATCATTCTTGATGAAGGAATGCGCAAACGTGCAGGAAAACAACTTTCTTAATTTCTAATTAAGAATTATAATATAAAAAAGACTGTCTGAAAAGACAGTCTTTTTTGCTTAAAAAGCTTTCAGAGTTCGTTTCCGTTCCCCAATCCTGAAGGGTGCGGAAACTAGTATTGTATTAGTATGGGGTGTGGATTAGAAAGCTCTCCCTTTAGGGCAGGGGAAAAGCTTTCAGAGTTCGTTTCCGTTCCCCAACCCTGAAGGGTGCATTTCGTTTCCGTTCCCCAACCCTAAGGGTGCATTTTGTTTCCGTTCCCCAACCCTAAAGGGTGCGGAAACTAGTATTGTATTAGTATGGGGTGTGGATTAGAAAGCTCTCCCTTTAGGGTAGGGGAAAAGCTTTCAGAGTTCGTTTCCGTTCCCCAACCCTAAAGGGTGCGGAAACTAGTATTGTATTAGTATGGGGTGTGTATTAGAAAGCTCTCCCTTTAGGGCAGGGGAAAAGCTTTCAGAGTTCGTTTCCGTTCCCCAACCCTGAAGGGTGCATTTCGTTTCCGTTCCCCAACCCTAAAGGGTGCGGAAACTAGTATTGTATTAGTATGGGGTGTGGATTAGAAAGCTCTCCCTTTAGGGCAGGGGAAAAGCTTTCAGAGTTCGTTTCCGTTCCCCAACCCTAAAGGGTGCGGAAACAAAAGCTTTAATTTCAAATTAGTTTTTAAGTTCAAAAGTTTCCTTCTACCTATCTTAGCGTCTTAATAATTTTAATTGAGTATACAGGTTCAAAAATATCTTCTAGAAAATGCCGCAGAGTGGAACGCTTTTGTAAAGCAATCTGTAAACGGTACCTTCCTTCTGGATCGTAATTTTATGGACTATCACCAGGAGCGCTTTGAAGACCACAGTTTAATGATGCACCTAGACGGTCAATTGATGTGTTGTATTCCTGCTCATGTAAAAGACGGTATTTTTTACAGTCATCGAGGTTTGAGTTATGCGGGTTTGATCATCAGCGCTAACGCAGCAACAAATATAGACAGGATTGTTGATGCGTTGTTGGAGTATTTGAAAGGTCTCGCTTTCGCGAAAGCGGAATTACAACTACCACCTGTATCCTATCAATCTATAAATAAGGAAATTGCAGATGTTTTAGAACAGAAAGGTTTTACTCCTAATCGAAAATTGCACAATCAGTCGGTAGCATTAGATCAAGAAATACAGGTGTCACCTAAAAAGTCTATAGGTTACCGCAATGGGAAATTTGAGGGTTTGAGGATGGAAACCACAAATGATTTTAGGAGTTTCTGGGAAGAAGTTTTAACGCCACAATTGGCAGAACGTTACCATTCAAAGCCAGTACACAGTCTAATAGAAATAGAATTACTCGCTTCTAGGTTTCCAGAGAACATCATTCAGTATAATGTGTATAGGGAGGGTGCATTACTTGCAGGAATCACTTTTTTTATAAAAGGGAACATAGTGAAGTCTCAATATACTGCTAGTTCTCCAGACGGGTTAAAAACAGATGCCGTAGCTTATGTTTATATGGAGGCTATGAAAGAATTTAAGGAAAAAGGATGCTCCTTAATGGATTATGGACCAGTGAATGAAAAAGACGGATCGGTAAATAAAGGTTTACAGCGCTTTAAAAAACAATTGGGCTGTCAAGAAGAGGAATGGCGACGATGGGAATTTGAATTGTAATCAATAGGTCAAAGAAAAAAACCACCAAACAATAAGTTGCTATCAAACACTTATTATCCGGTGGTCATTCAACCAAACTTAACTTATTTTTCTTTTTCATAATATTTTCGGATGTTTATAATTAATAAAGGCTAATTCAATAATCTAAACTTTACTTCCAATCTTATGATGGTACAAATTTAAAGGATTTACCCAGTTCAAGATGCCAATATCTAGTTAAGCAATGTTAAGTAGTGTTACCTTTATATTTTAAAAAACCAATTAAATTTGCAACAGACTTTTAACAAATGAAGAATACAAAGAGATCATTTCATTTCGCCGTTTTTTCGAGTGTATTGCTTGTCGTTTTTACGATTTTAGGCCAGACCACAAGGACAGCAGCTAATACTATCAATGATATCACTGCTTACTTAATCACCTTGTTTTTTATATCAGTTCTTTTTGGAGCTATTTTTAGTGTTTTGAGTATTAGAGAGGATTTCCATTGGAAAAAATATGCGGGAATAGGAGTTAATTTCTTCTTTTTGGTAATGACCAGCCTTGCTTTGATCGGTAATTTAAAAGACATCGTAGAAGCCTTTAGATAAAGCACTTTTGTTGTGTTATCTTCGTTACCTAGTCCATGAAGGAAATGATATCAACTTATATTCCATATTTAGATCTACAACCTCATAACAACAGGTTTGCTCAACAAGACCTAAAGACGTTTAAAGAAATTCACCGTACAGGTAGATTCATAGGTGGGGAATGGGTGAATAGATTTGAAAATACATTTGCCTCATATTGTGGAGTAGATCACTGTATAGGAACTGCTAACGGAATGGACGCGCTCACCATTATCTTAAAAGCAGAACTTGCTTTAGGAAAGCTTCCTAAAAATGCAAAGATTGTGGTGCCAGCTCACACCTATATCGCCACTTTTTTAAGTGTGCTTCATGCAGGTATGCAGCCTATTCCTGTAGATGTGGAAGAACTTACTATAACTGCACAAGTATTGCGTCAGTTCCATCAAAACTATGATGCTATCATAGCTGTAGATATTTATGGGAGGCTGGTAGATGATGAAGTATATGCCTATGCAAAAGAAAAGTCAATTCCTATCTACTGTGATACCGCTCAATCTCATGGTGCAACTAGTGATACAGGCGTTAAGTCTGGGAATCTAGCTCGAGCCAGTGCCTTCTCCTTTTATCCAACAAAAAACTTAGGAGCTCTTGGAGATGCAGGGGCGATAACCACAAATGATCACGACCTGGCAATTACCTGCCGCAAGATTGCTAATTACGGTAGAGAAAGCCGTTTTATCAATAACTTAGTGGGAGTTAATTCTAGACTGGATCCATTACAAGCTGGTTTTTTGCTCAATAGATTGCCACAACTCGACACCGATAATCAAAGAAGAGTAGCGATAGCTTCGTATTATTTCAAGCATCTTCAGAATACTAAAGTAAGCTTACATACTCTCGATTTCCTTAAAAATAATGTCGTGCATGTTTTTCCTGTTTATGTAGATCATAGAAAAGGCTTTGTAGATCACTTAGATAAGGAAGGCATAGGTACAAGCGTGCATTATGAAGTGCCTCCACATCAACAAAAAGCATTGCAAGAGTTGAATCATCTTAGATTTCCAGTTACAGAAAAATTACATCGCACAGAGGTGAGCTTGCCTTGTCACCCATTAATGACTTTAGAGCAGCTGCAAAAAGTAGTACAAGCAGTAAATGCCTACTAGATGAGAAGACTCTTTTATAAACTTCATAAAAATGTATTGCTCAAAGTAGCTGGGTTCAATTCTATTCATGTATTTCTGAAAATAGGAATAGGGGCCATCATGTCTAAAATTCTTGCTGAGTACGTAGGTGCGGCAGGATTGGGAATCCTTGGTAACCTGCGTAATTTTACTCAAGGCTTACTCACTTTTTCTGTGCTAGGGCTGGAAAATGGACTGATTAAAAATACGGCCCAATTTCAGCAAGAGCCGGCAGCGTTAAAAAAGGTATTTGGTACCGCTTGGTTATGGAGCATATGCGCCAGTATAACAGCAGCTGTTGTGATATTCTTTGCCGCTTCTTGGTTGGATGAAAAACTTATAGCGACAGAGGTAGACTTTTCTATGGTTTTTAAAGTTCTTGCCTGTTCGCTGCCTTTTTATGTAGTTTTTGTTTTGATTACCAGCCTGATGCAAGGTCTAGAGTGGTACAAGAAATTTATTATTCTCAATATCATTATAAGTATTTTGGTTTTTGGAACTTCTGCGATTCTGGTCTATCAATACAATCTTACCGGAGCTTTATATTCGCTTGCTTTAGTTCCTTTTTTACAATGTATCGCAGCCGTTGTTTTTTGGTTGTTTCAAGGAGAAAAAACCATAATACTTCAAGAACTTCTGAATTTTCACTTTGATAAAAAAACCAGTCGGCAGTTGCTTAAATACAGTATTATGGCACTGGTCAGTGCTTTGCTAATTCCCTTGGTAAATATCTTGGTAAGAGATCAAGTTAGAGTAGAAGTGAGTGATGAGGCTGCTGGATGGTGGGAGGCTGTCGTGCGTATCTCTGGATATTACATGCTTTTTGTAACCAGCTTGATCAGCCTTTATGTCTTGCCTAGTTTGAGTAAAGATAACAGTCATAAGAACTACAGAGCTACTGTCTGGAATTTCTATAAAACAATATTACCACTTGTTATAGTCGGTCTTATCGCCATTTACTTTTCTAGAAATTTGATCATATCCATATTATTCACCAATGAATTTGACCCTTCTAGCGGTTTATTTAAATGGCAGCTACTAGGCGATTTTATAAAGATCATTACTACGGTCTTAGCCTTTAGATTTATTGCTATAAACGACTTGAGAAACTACCTTATAGCTGAGGTCTTGAGTATCGCATCTTTTTACCTCTTAGCGCTTTATTTTATCCCCGCTTATCAAGAAGAAGGTGTAGTAATGGCTTATTTAGGTAATTATATATTTTATTTATTGGTGTTGCTCTTCATCTTGCGAAAAGAACTGTT is a window of Nonlabens sp. MB-3u-79 DNA encoding:
- a CDS encoding O-antigen translocase, with the translated sequence MRRLFYKLHKNVLLKVAGFNSIHVFLKIGIGAIMSKILAEYVGAAGLGILGNLRNFTQGLLTFSVLGLENGLIKNTAQFQQEPAALKKVFGTAWLWSICASITAAVVIFFAASWLDEKLIATEVDFSMVFKVLACSLPFYVVFVLITSLMQGLEWYKKFIILNIIISILVFGTSAILVYQYNLTGALYSLALVPFLQCIAAVVFWLFQGEKTIILQELLNFHFDKKTSRQLLKYSIMALVSALLIPLVNILVRDQVRVEVSDEAAGWWEAVVRISGYYMLFVTSLISLYVLPSLSKDNSHKNYRATVWNFYKTILPLVIVGLIAIYFSRNLIISILFTNEFDPSSGLFKWQLLGDFIKIITTVLAFRFIAINDLRNYLIAEVLSIASFYLLALYFIPAYQEEGVVMAYLGNYIFYLLVLLFILRKELFGKEISL
- a CDS encoding DegT/DnrJ/EryC1/StrS family aminotransferase, with protein sequence MISTYIPYLDLQPHNNRFAQQDLKTFKEIHRTGRFIGGEWVNRFENTFASYCGVDHCIGTANGMDALTIILKAELALGKLPKNAKIVVPAHTYIATFLSVLHAGMQPIPVDVEELTITAQVLRQFHQNYDAIIAVDIYGRLVDDEVYAYAKEKSIPIYCDTAQSHGATSDTGVKSGNLARASAFSFYPTKNLGALGDAGAITTNDHDLAITCRKIANYGRESRFINNLVGVNSRLDPLQAGFLLNRLPQLDTDNQRRVAIASYYFKHLQNTKVSLHTLDFLKNNVVHVFPVYVDHRKGFVDHLDKEGIGTSVHYEVPPHQQKALQELNHLRFPVTEKLHRTEVSLPCHPLMTLEQLQKVVQAVNAY